In Pirellula sp. SH-Sr6A, the DNA window GCCTGAAGGTTACCGACCTCCCGTTCGAGTTGGAGCAATCGCAAGTGGGGTTGTTGGCTCAGTCCGACGAGTTTCGTCGGCGAGGTGACTATGCCAAAGCGATGATCTACCTATTCAGCCATCTATTGGTGGAATTGGATGCAGGAGGATTGATTCGATTGGAGCGAGGCAAGACCAATCGCTATTATTTGCGCGAGTTGGCTCCGAACGACAAGATTAACAAATATATGCACCATGTGGTTCGCTGGTTCGAGCATGTGTTCTTTGGGAAGAATGCGATGGATGCCGATGCGTTTGAACGCTTGCGAGAGCGCGTCCCGGAATTCGAGGGGTGGATGAAGGCTCCCGAGTCGCAAAGCGAGTGGCAACGAGATCATCGAAAGCAGGTGGCGCGATGATCCAACCCTGGGCTCGATCCGTCATTGTCATGTTCCTTTTGTTGGTAGCCGGGTGCACGGGGCGAACGCCTGTGAGTCGCTACGCTGAGAGCGAGGGTTATGAAGCTCGGCTCAGTCCCGATGGTCTATCCGTCTTTCGGAGGCTTTGTGAGGAAGAGAATCGCAGCACGATGCGCCTGGGAAATCTGTCGGAGAAGGCGGCCGAGCGGTTGGATACAATCGTTTGGTCGCCGAAGACTTTGGACTGGCACGAAGAGCCGACTCTGACTTGGATGCGCGAATGGCTGCGACGCGGTAACAAAACATTGATCTATGTCGGACGGGATTATTCCGCGTACGCTGACTATTGGTCGGAGTGTGCGCGGGACCACTGGTCGCAGCCTGAGAGCTTTGCGGATCGGGAGAAGGGGCGAGCTTGTTACGAAATCGCCGCGACATCCCAAGCCGAATTGGCCGCAATGCGGTATGCGCATCGGGACGTCCAAATACTCCCTTGGTGCCAAGTCGACAATACGAAGCAGCGCGCCGCCACGGTGGAGAGTTTTGTCGGCGGGTGGGCTTTGGAGTTGGCAGGTCTCGAGCATCGGATTGTCGTACGAGGTTTTTTGAGTCCCTTGTCGTCGGTCGATCTCCCAGCGATGGAGATCGCATTGGACGCTGTTGTGAAGCAAAAGGCCGGTGCGACCACGACCAAACCGGTTTTGAATCCGCTCACGCCCATGCGATCCTTCGCGTCTCGCTTGTCCAGCATTACCGATGAGGACGAAGCCAACCTACGTCGAATACGAGCGTATCGGGAGGAGGGGCTCGATAGCGAAGAGCCAGAGGTTTGGCTGGAGTCGGCCGACGGTGTTCCGCTCCTCACGTCGGTCGCGGCGGAGCCGGATAGTTCTTCGCGCGTGGTGTTGGTGTCCACGCCCTCGCTACTCGCCAATTACAACTTGACCTATCCCGGCAATTGGAGGATCGCTGAAAAGCTCGTCGGTCATCTACCACCTGGGAAAATCGGATTTCTTTCGACGGACGGGGATCCGAGGGTGTTGCAAGCGGGAGAGTCGGAACAGCAAAAAGGGTTTGAGATGCTGACGATGTGGCCCATCAATATCATTACTTTGCACGCGGCATTCCTCGGCATGCTGGTGCTCGTGGCATTGTTCCCCATCTTCGGCCGTCCGAAATCGCTGCCTGCGAAGACCACGCAGGACTTTTCGGATCACATCGAAGCGTTGGGGGCGCTCTTGTTCAAATCGGGGGATCGATTCTATGCGTTGTCCACCATCGCCGATTACTTCCGAAGCGTGCGGAAAGACATCCATTCTCCTTGGGCCAAGTGTGAAGAGGTGGAGCCCATGAGTGTCGAGTCACCGTTCCGAAGCGATCAGCCCAATCCGAGCGGATCGAGTCCAGCAACTCATGAATAGCGAACCGATGGAGAACCCGGAGTGTGGTTCGAATGGACCTGCTCCCTTGCAGCCGACCGAATCGTCCGGTGCCGGATCGTTCTTAGCGGCTGGGCTGAATGAGTTTCAGATTTCCATGGTGTACAACGAGTTGAGGAGTCTCGCGGCGACGCGTTTGAATCAATGTTCCCCGAATGATTCGATGCACGCGACCGCCTTGGTGCATGAAGCGTATTTGCGTCTTGTGAATGCTTCCATCGGTCCCCACTCGGCCATCTGGTCTAATCGGGAGCTGTTCTTTGCGGCTGCGGCGGAAGCGATGCGCAGGGTGGTAATCGACTACTACCGGAGCAAGCGGAGTTGGAAGCGCGGAGGCAAAAGCCGCCGGGTGGATGCGGATATCGATGTTATCGAGCCGACGCTTCCCGATATCGATGTCTTGGCTTTGAACGACGCATTGGATTTGCTCGAGGCGGAGCATCCCGAGAAAGCTCAGTTGGTCAAGATGAAAACGTTCGGAGGGATGTCGATGGAGGAATGTGCTGGGGCGCTGGGAGTTTCGTTACCGACGGCAGGGCGTTATTGGCGGTACGCCAAAGCGTTTTTGGCGGCGAAGCTGAAAGAAGTAGATGATTGATAGCGATGGCAAAGCCTCGTCACGAGGCTCGGATTACTTTTCGTTCTCCAGCCGTTCGATCATTTCTGCGAAGTGAGGTTCCTCCGATTTAGGGACTTTCGGATAGCTCAGTCCGAGCGATTCCACGTGACTGACGATGATGTCAGCGATTGCCGCACGGGCATACCACTTGTCGTCGGCAGGAATGACGAACCAAGGTGCTTTCTTGGTCGACGTGGCCGCTAGGGCTTCTTCGTCGGCCTTTTGGTGTTCGCTCCAAAGTTGCCGTTCATCGAGGTCGCGTTCGTTGAATTTCCATCGCTTGTTGGGATCGACTAGCCGTTCCATCAGCCGGCTCTTTTGTTCCTCTTTGGAAACATGTAGAAAGAACTTGATCACGGAAGTCCCGCTTGCGACCAACGTTTCTTCGAAGGATCGGATTTCCTCGTAGCGTTGTTTCCACAGGTCCCCGAGTTTCTTCATCGGCGGAAGTTTTTGAGGTTGGAGGAATTCAGGATGGACGCGAACCACCATGACCTCTTCGTAGTAGGAGCGATTGAAAATCGTCACCATGCCGCGTGCGGGGAGAAATCGCATTGGGCGCCATAGAAAATGGTGTTGCAGTTCCTCGTCGTTGGGAGCTTTGAAACTGTGGACACGGCATCCTTGCGGATTGATGCCGTGCATGACGTGCTCGATGACGCCATCCTTGCCGGCCGCGTCCATGCCTTGCAGGATGATTAGCAGTGCCCGTTCGCCTGACGCGTACAATCGGGATTGGGCTTCGTGGAGGTATTCGTTGTCGACCGACAATGCGGCGAGTCCCTCTGGTTTC includes these proteins:
- a CDS encoding ECF-type sigma factor, producing the protein MNSEPMENPECGSNGPAPLQPTESSGAGSFLAAGLNEFQISMVYNELRSLAATRLNQCSPNDSMHATALVHEAYLRLVNASIGPHSAIWSNRELFFAAAAEAMRRVVIDYYRSKRSWKRGGKSRRVDADIDVIEPTLPDIDVLALNDALDLLEAEHPEKAQLVKMKTFGGMSMEECAGALGVSLPTAGRYWRYAKAFLAAKLKEVDD
- a CDS encoding PPK2 family polyphosphate kinase codes for the protein MTKKHQFDHKKFRVKEDSKVDLSELPTKAGKEFKGKPEGLAALSVDNEYLHEAQSRLYASGERALLIILQGMDAAGKDGVIEHVMHGINPQGCRVHSFKAPNDEELQHHFLWRPMRFLPARGMVTIFNRSYYEEVMVVRVHPEFLQPQKLPPMKKLGDLWKQRYEEIRSFEETLVASGTSVIKFFLHVSKEEQKSRLMERLVDPNKRWKFNERDLDERQLWSEHQKADEEALAATSTKKAPWFVIPADDKWYARAAIADIIVSHVESLGLSYPKVPKSEEPHFAEMIERLENEK